Within Candidatus Poribacteria bacterium, the genomic segment GTCGTACGCAGCGACCTCGGGCTCCGTGTCACGAGGGAAGGACATCGCGGGTCCGACACTGATCCGGACCTGCGCGCGCCGTGGGTACGTTTGTCCGCGCCCAAGGACGGTTGACGCGCCGTCAACATACACAGGAATGACGGGCGCCTGGCTCCGCACTGCGAGGAATCCGACGCCCTTCCGCGCCGCCAGGAACTCCGCGCCGGTTCCCCGAGTGCCTTCGGGAAAAAGCAAGACCGGGCGATCCTCCTTGAGCACTCGCAGGGCATGTCGAAGGGCTCCCACGTCCGCCGACCAACGCTTGACGGGAAAGGCG encodes:
- a CDS encoding 1-acyl-sn-glycerol-3-phosphate acyltransferase, coding for MEATPESGLMYRLGYRLAYALMLPLCRPQITGTEHVPKSGPFLAAANHTSYLDPILIGCVFPRELNYMAKETLFRAPADWLLRSVNAFPVKRWSADVGALRHALRVLKEDRPVLLFPEGTRGTGAEFLAARKGVGFLAVRSQAPVIPVYVDGASTVLGRGQTYPRRAQVRISVGPAMSFPRDTEPEVAAYDILAAIGELRESFRQQHSS